From one Lolium rigidum isolate FL_2022 chromosome 4, APGP_CSIRO_Lrig_0.1, whole genome shotgun sequence genomic stretch:
- the LOC124707841 gene encoding uncharacterized protein LOC124707841: MMGRDDVAVGVGGEGGISDDGRIYPDVGGYFPIIDQEMSTVGGCRYRQAIPQGSGGRLDINANYGVRREILPQGNRKYSPLQQPTTQQVMIDTISAGPTNVFLLGMHTNFALFLMKNPQLKKNVKHIYIMGGGVRSSNPTGCCPKNDTSCVPRQCGDHGNMFTAYTKNPYAEFNIFGDPFAAYQVFHSGIPITLVPLDATNTIPITEPFFKAFEEQQRTYEAQYSFKSLKITRDTWFDDQFYTSYFMWDSFMSGVALSIMRNGQKPNGENDFAEMEVMNITVVTSNEPYGVHDGSNPFFDGHASPKFNLLKNGVHSGHVQTGLNDSFCVLKGSIKGKCQDGYTKEVQGPDSVAVLVAVKAKPNRNVKSPLDREFFDNFLEVLNRPKHTGLFNFTSQFHHYKEIIYKHDLKNQIRGKPVIFDMDMSPGDFVALLCLLKAPIQAIDLRGILVSGNGWANPATIDIIYDVLHMMGRDDIPVGLGNITALGAPDLGCEYVKAIPHGSGGSLDTDTLFGLARELPRSPRRYTAENSIKYGAPRDTAHPELRQPLAFEVWQQIREELKPTDKITILTNGPLTNIANIILSDTKAGSIIEGIYIVGSHLTAGDGEEGNVFTVPSNKFSEFNFFLDPRAAKAVVESGLDITLVPLRAQRQVASFEKVVRSLHAAEKTPESSFVYQLFLSMQKLQKNNQAYHHIDMFLGEILGAVFLVQQSHINHAITERAISVSSGHMDTDGQTVLHQTNGKLVKVLDHLDASAYYTEFAELLNTKKQSAVIGSFEEQKRMWNR, translated from the exons ATGATGGGCCGTGATGACGTTGCAGTGGGAGTAGGAGGGGAGGGTGGTATATCGGATGATGGTAGAATATATCCTGACGTTGGTGGCTATTTCCCAATAATTGACCAG GAAATGTCAACAGTAGGGGGGTGTCGATACCGTCAAGCAATTCCACAGGGATCAGGTGGCCGTTTGGACATCAACGCGAATTATGGAGTTCGGCGGGAAATTCTTCCTCAG GGAAACAGAAAATACTCCCCTCTTCAACAACCGACAACTCAACAAGTGATGATTGACACCATATCCGCTGGGCCAACGAATGTCTTCCTCCTTGGAATGCATACAAACTTTGCACTGTTCCTAATGAAGAACCCGCAACTAAAGAAAAACGTGAAGCACATTTACATAATGGGTGGCGGCGTGAGATCAAGCAATCCCACTGGCTGCTGCCCCAAGAACGACACATCTTGCGTTCCACGACAATGTGGTGACCATGGCAACATGTTTACAGCTTACACTAAAAATCCATATGCTGAGTTCAACATATTTGGAGACCCTTTTGCCGCGTATCAG GTCTTTCATTCTGGTATCCCAATCACCCTCGTGCCACTTGATGCAACCAACACTATACCAATCACAGAGCCCTTCTTCAAGGCATTTGAGGAGCAACAGAGAACTTATGAAGCACAATATTCCTTCAAATCTTTGAAGATTACCCGTGATACTTGGTTTGATGACCAATTCTACACA AGTTACTTTATGTGGGATTCTTTTATGTCTGGTGTGGCACTCTCAATAATGCGCAATGGCCAGAAACCGAATGGTGAGAACgattttgctgagatggaagtgaTGAACATAACTGTGGTTACATCCAATGAACCGTATGGTGTGCATGATGGATCGAATCCATTCTTTGATGGACACGCAAGTCCAAAATTTAACTTGCTGAAAAATGGTGTGCACAGCGGTCATGTTCAGACAGGACTCAATGATTCATTTTGTGTTTTGAAAGGGAGCATTAAAGGGAAATGCCAG GATGGATACACCAAAGAGGTGCAAGGTCCCGACTCAGTTGCTGTACTTGTTGCAGTGAAGGCAAAACCTAATAGAAATGTTAAAAGCCCTCTTGACAGAGAGTTTTTCGACAACTTTCTCGAG GTCCTGAATCGTCCAAAACACACTGGCCTCTTCAACTTCACCAGCCAGTTTCATCACTACAAAGAGATTATTTACAAACACGATTTGAAAAATCAGATTAGAGGAAAGCCTGTCATTTTTGACATGGACATGAGTCCAGGAGATTTTGTTGCCCTCCTGTGCCTCCTGAAAGCACCTATCCAGGCAATTGATCTGAGG GGGATATTGGTAAGTGGCAATGGCTGGGCAAATCCGGCTACAATAGATATTATCTATGACGTTCTTCATATGATGGGCCGTGATGACATTCCAGTAGGACTTGGAAACATCACTGCACTTGGCGCCCCTGACCTGGGATGTGAGTACGTGAAGGCCATACCACATGGTTCTGGAGGTTCTCTTGACACTGACACACTTTTTGGACTAGCCCGGGAGTTGCCCAGAAGTCCTAGAAG GTACACAGcagaaaattcaataaaatatggTGCTCCAAGGGACACGGCGCACCCTGAGCTCAGACAACCATTGGcttttgaagtttggcaacaaatTAGAGAAGAACTCAAACCAACTGACAAGATAACCATCCTGACCAAtggtcctctcacaaacatagctaACATAATTCTATCTGACACGAAAGCAGGATCAATAATTGAG GGCATTTATATAGTCGGGAGTCATCTGACTGCCGGGGATGGAGAGGAAGGCAATGTGTTCACTGTTCCATCAAATAAGTTTTCGGAGTTCAATTTCTTTCTTGACCCTCGAGCTGCCAAAGCGGTTGTAGAATCTGGTTTAGACATCACTCTCGTTCCTTTGAGAGCTCAGCGCCAGGTGGCTTCTTTCGAAAAAGTCGTAAGATCGCTACATGCTGCTGAGAAGACTCCTGAATCATCATTTGTGTATCAGCTGTTCCTGTCAATGCAGAAACTGCAAAAGAATAACCAAGCATACCATCACATT GACATGTTCCTTGGTGAGATTCTTGGCGCTGTGTTCTTGGTTCAGCAATCGCATATAAACCACGCAATCACTGAAAGGGCTATCAGTGTTAGTTCTGGTCACATGGACACGGATGGTCAGACTGTCCTCCACCAGACGAATGGAAAGCTAGTGAAGGTACTAGATCATCTCGATGCGAGCGCATACTACACCGAGTTTGCGGAACTGCTCAACACGAAGAAACAATCTGCAGTCATCGGTAGCTTTGAGGAGCAGAAAAGAATGTGGAACAGATGA
- the LOC124707842 gene encoding RAN GTPase-activating protein 1-like gives MDSAAPDFQPRTFSIKLWPPSDSTRLMLVERMTKNLSTESIFSRKYGLLGKEEAHENAKRIEDMCFASADEHFKTEPDGDGSSAVQLYAKETSKLMLEVLKKGPKTAAEPEAPAIDTPVEVADTVFDISGGKRAFIEAEEAKELLSPLTKPGNSYKRICFSNRSFGIGAANVAGPILESIKTQLTEVDLSDFVAGRPEDEALDVMRIFSKALAGSVLRYLNISDNALGEKGVRAFTELLKSQGDLEELYVMNDGISEEAAKALSELIPSTEKLKVLHFHNNMTGDEGAMSIAEMVKRSPNLESFRCSATRIGSDGGVALAEALGTCTGLKKLDIRDNLFGVEAGVALSKTLPKLHDLVELYLSDLNLENEGTLAITDVLKQSAPQLEILEMAGNEITAEAAKGLAECLVAMQSLKKLTLAENELKDSGAVMIAKSLQEGHPDLKELDVSTNMFQRSGARCFAQAITNKAGFVLLNINANFIPDEGIDEVKEILKGGKNSLDVLGPLDENDPEGDPEDDDEEEDGEDDADDEEKDGDNNGDSGLGSKMQDLKVEED, from the coding sequence ATGGATTCAGCAGCGCCGGATTTCCAACCCCGGACATTCTCCATCAAGCTGTGGCCACCGAGTGACAGCACTCGTCTGATGCTTGTGGAGAGGATGACCAAGAATCTGTCTACCGAGTCAATCTTTTCTCGCAAGTATGGCCTTCTGGGCAAAGAGGAGGCTCACGAGAATGCTAAAAGGATCGAAGACATGTGCTTTGCTTCTGCAGACGAGCATTTCAAGACGGAGCCGGATGGTGATGGCAGTTCTGCTGTCCAGCTATATGCGAAAGAAACTAGCAAGCTGATGCTGGAGGTCCTGAAGAAGGGCCCAAAGACAGCCGCAGAACCAGAAGCACCTGCCATTGATACACCGGTTGAGGTTGCTGATACTGTGTTCGATATATCTGGTGGCAAGCGTGCTTTCATTGAGGCAGAAGAAGCGAAGGAACTTCTGAGTCCGTTGACCAAGCCAGGAAACTCGTATAAGAGGATTTGTTTCAGCAACAGGAGCTTTGGCATTGGTGCTGCCAATGTTGCTGGGCCAATTCTTGAATCAATCAAGACACAGCTCACGGAGGTAGACCTCTCAGATTTTGTAGCTGGAAGGCCCGAGGATGAAGCCCTTGATGTGATGCGCATATTCTCCAAAGCTCTAGCAGGGTCTGTACTGAGATACCTGAACATCTCTGACAATGCTTTAGGCGAGAAGGGTGTCAGGGCATTCACGGAGCTGCTGAAATCACAGGGTGACCTTGAAGAACTGTATGTGATGAATGATGGTATATCAGAGGAAGCTGCAAAAGCTCTGTCTGAGCTTATTCCTTCGACTGAGAAGCTTAAGGTTCTCCACTTCCACAACAATATGACTGGCGATGAAGGTGCTATGTCAATTGCTGAGATGGTTAAGCGTTCTCCAAACCTAGAGAGTTTCAGATGCTCAGCAACAAGGATAGGGTCTGATGGTGGAGTGGCATTGGCTGAGGCATTAGGGACATGTACCGGTCTGAAGAAGCTTGACATCAGGGACAACTTATTTGGTGTTGAGGCAGGTGTTGCTCTTAGCAAAACGCTTCCAAAGCTTCATGATCTCGTTGAGCTGTACCTCAGTGACCTCAATCTCGAGAACGAGGGTACACTAGCGATTACCGATGTCCTCAAACAGTCAGCGCCTCAGCTGGAGATCCTTGAAATGGCTGGAAATGAGATAACTGCTGAAGCGGCCAAAGGATTAGCAGAATGCTTAGTAGCAATGCAGTCGCTCAAGAAGCTCACCTTGGCTGAAAATGAACTGAAGGATTCTGGTGCTGTGATGATTGCAAAGAGTCTGCAAGAAGGACACCCAGATCTGAAGGAGCTGGATGTGAGCACAAATATGTTTCAGAGGTCTGGAGCCAGGTGCTTTGCTCAAGCAATCACAAACAAGGCAGGTTTTGTGCTACTGAACATAAACGCCAACTTCATCCCTGATGAAGGCATTGATGAGGTGAAGGAGATTCTGAAGGGAGGTAAGAACTCGTTGGATGTGCTTGGCCCGCTGGACGAGAACGATCCTGAGGGGGAccctgaagatgatgatgaagaagaggatggggAGGATGACGCCGATGATGAGGAAAAGGATGGGGACAACAATGGTGACAGTGGTCTTGGCTCAAAGATGCAGGACCTGAAGGTGGAGGAGGATTAG